From the Psychrobacillus sp. FSL K6-4046 genome, one window contains:
- a CDS encoding ABC transporter ATP-binding protein: protein MEQGKKVLEVKGLQTSFFTDDGVIPSVDYVDFHVREGEILGIVGESGCGKSVTSLSIMGLVPSPPGKITNGEILFKGKDLTTFSEKEMRKIRGNEIAMIFQEPMTSLNPLFTIGNQLIEAITLHKKDWSKKQAKDRAIEMLKLVGLPRAEALMKDYPHQLSGGMRQRVMIAMALVCDPEVLIADEPTTALDVTIQAQILKLMRDLNKRLNTAVLLITHDLGVVAETCERVVVMYAGKVVEEGLVETIFKDPQHPYTKGLLASVPDMRYKKQRLYSIPGNVPKPGTITTGCRFAARCEFAFERCVQENPPLYETSEGHKTRCFLYDSKEVTDYDRAAVKS from the coding sequence ATGGAACAAGGAAAAAAAGTGCTAGAAGTAAAAGGGCTTCAAACTTCCTTTTTTACAGATGATGGTGTCATTCCATCTGTCGATTATGTAGATTTCCATGTTAGAGAAGGGGAAATTTTAGGCATCGTTGGCGAATCGGGCTGTGGTAAAAGTGTTACCTCTCTATCTATCATGGGGCTAGTTCCTAGTCCACCGGGAAAAATCACCAATGGAGAAATCCTATTTAAAGGTAAGGATTTAACAACCTTCTCGGAAAAAGAGATGCGGAAAATAAGAGGAAATGAGATTGCAATGATCTTTCAGGAGCCAATGACCTCTTTAAATCCATTATTTACAATTGGTAATCAGCTGATAGAAGCAATAACCCTACATAAAAAGGATTGGAGCAAGAAGCAGGCTAAGGATAGAGCGATTGAGATGCTAAAGCTTGTTGGACTTCCGAGAGCAGAGGCACTTATGAAGGATTACCCACACCAGCTCTCTGGAGGGATGCGTCAGAGAGTCATGATTGCGATGGCCCTTGTATGTGACCCAGAAGTATTGATAGCTGATGAGCCAACGACGGCATTGGATGTAACCATTCAAGCTCAAATTCTAAAGCTAATGAGAGATTTGAATAAAAGATTAAACACAGCAGTGCTCTTAATCACTCATGATCTTGGAGTAGTAGCAGAGACATGCGAACGAGTAGTGGTCATGTATGCAGGTAAAGTAGTAGAAGAAGGACTAGTGGAAACCATCTTTAAAGATCCACAACACCCCTATACAAAAGGACTGCTTGCATCAGTTCCTGACATGAGATATAAAAAGCAACGATTATATTCCATCCCAGGTAATGTGCCGAAGCCAGGAACTATAACAACAGGCTGCCGCTTTGCAGCTAGATGTGAATTTGCATTCGAACGCTGTGTTCAGGAAAATCCTCCTCTGTATGAAACATCGGAGGGACATAAAACTAGATGTTTCTTATATGATTCAAAGGAGGTAACAGATTATGACAGAGCCGCTGTTAAAAGTTGA
- a CDS encoding ABC transporter ATP-binding protein, with product MSTMKRYMEFVKPYNWQIFLTIIIGVIKFAIPLFIPILIKIVVDDIIGGDMATDEKIQQLVYWLGGTALVFLIVRPPIEYYRQYLAQLVSNKILYDIRQKLYIHLQKLSLKYYSNTRAGEVISRVINDVEQTKNFVMIGLMNVWLDLATILIAIGIMLTMNVKLTLVTLIAFPFYAFSVKYFFGKLRDLTRKRSQALAGVQSYLHERVQGMSIIKTFTLEKHEQKLFNETNGEFLDKAVDQTIWNAKAFAVVNTITDIAPLLVIAYAGYEAIHGRLSVGTMAAFIAYIERLYSPLRRLVNSSTTLTQSFASMDRVFELMDEKYDIIDKPGAKNLGNTFGEVTFSNVSFQYEKGGQTILNNINLQVNSGETVAFVGMSGGGKSTIISLIPRFYDVSDGSVKIDGKDVRDVTIESLRQQIGIVLQDNILFSDSVKSNILMGKPGASDEEVIEAAKAANAHDFIMELPEGYETKVGERGVKLSGGQKQRVAIARVFLKNPTILVLDEATSALDLESESLIQDSLERLAQNRTTIIVAHRLSTITHADKICVIENGELAEEGSHSELMKSKGVYYNLFQIQQLDTVD from the coding sequence ATGAGCACCATGAAAAGATATATGGAATTCGTAAAACCTTATAATTGGCAAATCTTTTTAACGATTATTATAGGGGTTATTAAATTCGCAATTCCATTGTTTATACCCATTCTGATTAAAATTGTCGTAGATGATATTATCGGTGGGGATATGGCAACAGATGAAAAAATTCAACAACTTGTTTATTGGTTAGGTGGAACCGCATTAGTGTTTCTAATCGTTCGACCGCCAATTGAGTATTATCGACAATATTTAGCACAATTAGTCAGTAATAAAATTTTGTATGATATCCGTCAAAAGCTATACATACATCTTCAAAAGCTAAGCTTAAAGTATTATTCAAACACGCGAGCTGGAGAGGTCATTTCTCGAGTCATCAATGACGTAGAGCAAACGAAAAATTTTGTCATGATTGGCTTGATGAATGTTTGGCTCGACTTAGCTACAATTCTTATAGCTATTGGAATAATGCTTACGATGAATGTAAAACTTACACTTGTAACTTTAATCGCGTTCCCATTTTACGCATTCAGTGTAAAGTACTTTTTCGGAAAGCTTCGAGACTTAACTAGAAAGAGATCGCAAGCATTAGCTGGAGTACAAAGCTATCTTCATGAACGTGTACAAGGCATGAGTATTATTAAAACCTTTACGCTCGAAAAGCATGAACAAAAGCTGTTCAATGAGACGAATGGAGAATTTCTGGATAAGGCCGTGGACCAAACGATATGGAATGCAAAAGCGTTTGCGGTCGTTAATACAATTACCGATATAGCACCACTGTTAGTTATTGCCTACGCAGGATATGAAGCAATTCATGGAAGACTATCTGTTGGGACAATGGCTGCTTTCATCGCCTACATAGAGCGATTATATAGCCCTTTAAGAAGATTAGTTAATTCATCCACGACATTAACGCAATCTTTCGCGTCGATGGACAGAGTATTTGAGCTGATGGATGAAAAATACGATATTATCGATAAGCCTGGTGCGAAAAATTTAGGAAATACTTTTGGGGAAGTTACCTTTTCAAATGTCTCCTTCCAATATGAAAAAGGTGGACAAACAATCCTTAACAATATAAATCTCCAAGTCAATAGTGGAGAAACAGTTGCTTTTGTAGGTATGAGTGGTGGAGGGAAATCCACCATCATTAGTTTGATTCCCCGCTTCTATGATGTATCTGATGGCAGTGTGAAAATTGACGGCAAAGATGTTCGCGATGTAACGATTGAATCACTGAGACAACAAATAGGAATTGTCCTACAGGATAATATTTTGTTTAGTGACTCAGTCAAATCGAATATTTTAATGGGAAAACCAGGAGCTAGTGATGAAGAAGTAATAGAGGCTGCAAAAGCAGCTAATGCACACGATTTCATTATGGAGTTACCTGAAGGATATGAAACAAAAGTTGGGGAGCGGGGAGTTAAGCTCTCTGGAGGTCAAAAGCAACGTGTAGCAATAGCACGTGTATTTTTGAAAAATCCTACAATATTAGTTCTAGATGAGGCTACTTCAGCATTAGATTTAGAAAGCGAATCATTAATCCAAGATTCCTTGGAGCGTTTAGCTCAAAATCGGACAACGATTATTGTAGCGCATAGACTTTCCACTATAACGCATGCAGATAAAATATGTGTAATAGAAAATGGAGAGCTAGCAGAAGAAGGTTCTCATTCTGAACTCATGAAGAGTAAAGGTGTATATTATAATTTATTTCAAATACAACAACTAGATACTGTGGACTAA